In Luteitalea sp., a genomic segment contains:
- a CDS encoding TrmH family RNA methyltransferase, producing MEALPFRATLTGAPYETLGRLPVAVVLDCVRSVYNVGAFFRTGDAAGIERLYLTGYTGYPPHRGIAKTALGAEATLPWERRDHAVPLAAELCERGWEIAVIETSVCAVDLYDWRPVFPVCLIFGNEVDGVDPCLAETADVHVRVPMLGRKQSLNVAVAGGVVLFELLRKYRASTVYDPSTGT from the coding sequence ATGGAGGCTCTTCCCTTTAGAGCGACGCTGACCGGGGCGCCCTACGAGACGCTCGGCCGGCTGCCGGTGGCCGTGGTGCTGGACTGCGTGCGAAGCGTCTACAACGTCGGCGCTTTCTTCCGGACGGGCGACGCCGCCGGAATCGAGCGGCTCTACCTCACCGGCTACACTGGCTACCCGCCGCATCGCGGCATCGCCAAGACGGCGCTCGGAGCCGAGGCCACGCTGCCATGGGAGCGGCGCGACCACGCGGTGCCCCTCGCCGCCGAGCTTTGCGAGCGCGGCTGGGAGATCGCGGTTATCGAAACGTCCGTGTGCGCCGTTGATCTGTACGACTGGCGGCCGGTCTTTCCCGTGTGCTTGATCTTCGGCAATGAAGTGGACGGCGTGGATCCGTGCCTGGCCGAGACCGCAGACGTCCACGTTCGGGTGCCGATGCTTGGGCGCAAACAGTCTCTGAATGTCGCGGTGGCCGGGGGCGTCGTGCTCTTCGAGCTGCTCCGAAAGTACCGAGCGTCGACGGTATACGATCCGAGCACAGGGACCTGA
- a CDS encoding c-type cytochrome: MHILGIRARQAASLLTFFLLFCSLTSCGSDRRAAELPAGDPDNGGLRLPEGFEAVVVADEIGPARHLVLNDNGDVYVKLRRSYKDGTLVALRDTSGDGKADIIERFGVLDDIGSYHTSVALYNGFLYFSTDLTVYRQRLTPDDLLPAGEREVVLIDDHEHGSHEHIAKPLSFDDQGNMYVAFGAPTDACQEPNRTPGVSGLDPCPNLDQHGGIWRFDANRLDQRQRDGEKYATGIRSVVAMDWNPVDQQLYVVMHGRDHLFRLWPELFSRWQSAVLPSEEFIRVTDGSNFGWPYCYHDYRRDAKVLAPEYGGDGATIGRCSEFDRPLVGFPGHFAPNGLQFYRGDQFPEHYRNGAFIAFHGSTIRNPYSQAGYFVGFVPFKDGRPSGDWEVFANGFAGVDPIVNTGDAIHRPMGLTLGPDGSLYISDSIRGTIWRVMYKGDRQSFGAAQRAAMEREKRTAVNVRTPDQEKDDLERGVTLAGEAIYNMYCAACHQRDGKGAPGRFPPVAGAEWVTGDKRRLVAVILNGLDEPIEVRGERYNTPMPGHGFLTDEQIAKVASYVRQNFGNNADAVSAREVAKLRNAPARTP; the protein is encoded by the coding sequence ATGCACATTCTTGGAATTCGAGCTCGCCAAGCGGCGTCGCTCCTCACCTTTTTCTTGCTGTTCTGCTCGCTCACCAGCTGCGGCTCCGACAGGCGAGCTGCCGAGCTTCCCGCCGGCGATCCAGACAATGGCGGCTTACGGCTGCCCGAGGGGTTCGAGGCGGTGGTCGTGGCGGACGAGATCGGACCAGCGCGACATCTCGTCCTCAACGATAATGGTGATGTCTACGTCAAGCTGCGGCGATCGTACAAGGATGGGACGCTCGTTGCCCTGCGCGATACGAGCGGCGACGGCAAGGCCGATATCATCGAGCGATTCGGCGTCCTCGATGACATCGGTAGCTATCACACGAGCGTCGCGCTCTATAACGGCTTTCTCTATTTCAGCACCGACCTCACCGTCTACCGGCAGCGGCTCACACCCGACGACCTGCTGCCGGCGGGCGAGAGGGAAGTCGTGCTCATCGACGACCACGAGCACGGATCGCACGAGCACATCGCAAAGCCACTGTCCTTCGATGACCAGGGCAATATGTACGTGGCGTTTGGCGCACCAACCGACGCCTGCCAGGAGCCGAATCGAACGCCGGGCGTGTCCGGCCTCGATCCGTGCCCGAATCTCGACCAGCACGGGGGGATCTGGCGCTTCGACGCCAATAGGCTCGACCAAAGGCAGCGCGACGGCGAGAAGTACGCAACCGGGATACGAAGCGTCGTCGCCATGGACTGGAACCCCGTGGACCAGCAGCTCTACGTCGTGATGCACGGGCGCGATCACCTGTTCCGGCTCTGGCCCGAGCTCTTCTCGCGGTGGCAGAGCGCCGTCCTCCCATCGGAGGAGTTCATCCGTGTCACCGACGGTTCCAATTTCGGTTGGCCCTACTGCTATCACGACTACCGGCGAGACGCGAAGGTGCTGGCACCCGAGTACGGCGGGGACGGCGCGACGATAGGGAGGTGCAGTGAGTTCGATCGACCGCTGGTCGGATTCCCCGGCCACTTTGCGCCGAACGGGCTGCAGTTCTACCGTGGCGATCAGTTTCCGGAGCATTATCGAAACGGCGCATTCATTGCCTTCCATGGCTCTACCATCAGGAACCCCTACTCGCAGGCCGGCTATTTCGTTGGGTTCGTCCCGTTCAAGGACGGCAGGCCGTCTGGCGATTGGGAAGTCTTCGCAAATGGGTTCGCCGGCGTCGATCCAATCGTCAACACGGGCGACGCGATTCACCGGCCGATGGGGCTGACCCTGGGACCGGACGGGTCCCTGTACATCAGCGACTCGATCCGAGGGACGATCTGGCGCGTAATGTACAAAGGAGATCGGCAATCGTTTGGCGCTGCACAGCGAGCAGCGATGGAACGGGAGAAGCGCACGGCCGTCAATGTCCGGACGCCCGACCAAGAGAAGGACGACCTCGAGCGAGGCGTCACGCTGGCAGGTGAGGCCATCTACAACATGTACTGTGCGGCCTGCCATCAGCGGGACGGAAAGGGCGCTCCGGGCCGCTTCCCCCCCGTCGCGGGAGCCGAGTGGGTCACCGGCGACAAACGGCGGTTGGTTGCCGTGATTCTAAACGGACTGGATGAGCCCATCGAGGTACGAGGTGAGCGATACAATACGCCAATGCCGGGGCATGGCTTCTTGACCGACGAGCAGATCGCCAAGGTGGCCAGCTACGTCCGACAGAACTTCGGTAATAATGCTGACGCCGTATCCGCGCGAGAGGTCGCCAAGCTGAGAAATGCGCCCGCTCGAACGCCGTAG